The following proteins are encoded in a genomic region of Salminus brasiliensis chromosome 17, fSalBra1.hap2, whole genome shotgun sequence:
- the rxfp3.3a2 gene encoding relaxin-3 receptor 1, with the protein MQSVDTPVLAKTPAVALLPDRMVDSSLNQSGWATANRSLAEQHKFSSLEDIDVSADGSPALRIFISTVYSAVCAVGLVGNLLVFLLMKIKHGRKTNAVNFFVVNLAVTDFQFVLTLPFWAVDTALDFSWPFGDAMCKIILSVTVMNMYASVFFLTAMSITRYWAVASGLKRRGARRSVVSVKWVCAVLWVLATVATAPTSVFSTVTVVAGEKLCLLRFPEGHHWLALYHLQKILVAFILPMIILSICYLLLLRFIRRRTMKSSRPRRRSTVTKSVTVVVLSFFICWMPNHAITLWGVLVKFNAVYWDKTYYTVHTYVFPLTVCLAHTNSCLNPVLYCLMRREFRKMLKNLFWRFSSPAVSNGGAVHPEPDDAHARIPLNAIHTEVCHISTPPQKLQPPIHPCSCYHSALSEQ; encoded by the coding sequence ATGCAGTCAGTGGACACTCCGGTGCTGGCCAAGACGCCTGCTGTGGCGCTGTTGCCGGATAGGATGGTGGACAGCAGCCTGAACCAGAGCGGCTGGGCGACGGCGAACAGAAGTTTGGCAGAGCAGCACAAGTTCAGCAGCCTGGAGGACATCGACGTGTCGGCGGACGGCAGCCCCGCGCTGAGGATCTTTATCTCCACCGTGTACTCGGCCGTGTGCGCCGTGGGGCTGGTGGGCAACCTGCTCGTGTTCTTGCTGATGAAAATCAAGCATGGGCGCAAAACCAACGCGGTGAACTTCTTCGTGGTCAACCTGGCCGTCACGGACTTCCAGTTCGTCCTCACGCTGCCCTTCTGGGCTGTTGACACAGCCCTGGACTTCAGTTGGCCGTTCGGGGACGCCATGTGCAAAATCATCCTGTCGGTGACGGTGATGAACATGTACGCGAGCGTCTTTTTCCTCACGGCCATGAGCATTACGCGCTATTGGGCTGTGGCCTCCGGGCTGAAGCGCCGTGGCGCGCGCCGCAGCGTGGTTTCCGTCAAGTGGGTGTGCGCCGTGCTGTGGGTTTTGGCCACCGTGGCCACGGCGCCCACTTCGGTGTTCTCCACCGTGACCGTGGTGGCTGGAGAGAAACTCTGTCTCCTCAGATTCCCTGAGGGACACCACTGGTTGGCTCTGTACCACCTCCAGAAGATCCTGGTCGCCTTCATCCTGCCCATGATCATCCTCTCCATCTGctacctgctgctgctgcggttCATTCGGCGCAGAACCATGAAGAGCAGCCGTCCAAGGAGGAGGTCCACCGTCACCAAGTCAGTGACTGTGGTGGTGCTCTCCTTCTTCATCTGCTGGATGCCCAACCACGCCATTACTTTGTGGGGCGTCCTTGTGAAGTTTAACGCGGTTTACTGGGACAAAACATATTATACAGTCCACACCTACGTGTTCCCACTGACCGTGTGTCTCGCTCACACCAACAGCTGTTTGAACCCAGTGCTATACTGCCTAATGCGCAGGGAGTTCAGAAAGATGCTGAAGAACCTGTTCTGGCGCTTTTCTTCTCCTGCCGTCTCCAACGGAGGCGCAGTCCACCCGGAGCCGGACGACGCGCACGCTCGCATCCCTTTAAACGCCATCCACACCGAGGTCTGTCACATCTCCACCCCTCCCCAAAAACTGCAGCCACCTATCCATCCGTGCTCCTGTTATCACAGCGCGCTCTCCGAGCAGTGA